GCAGGTAATAGTCTCTTTTTGTAAgttgtggctctgaaaagagccgtttggtttGGTTGATTGTCCCGGGTGGGAACTGACTACTTCTTTGGCTTGGTGGTCTTCTTCGGCTTTGCTGCTTTGGTGGCCTTCTTTGCATTTGGCTTTGGACTCTTTGCGGCTTTGCTGGGCTTGGCGACTTTCTTTGCTGGCTTGGCTGCTGTTTTCTTGGCTGCAACTTTCTTGGTGGGTGTCTTCTTGACGATTTTCTTTGGAGTCTTCTTCTTGGTTATCTTGGTTTTCTTGGCCTTCTCCTTCTTGGCTGCGGCTTTCTCTGCTTTCTTGGCTTTCAGCTCTGCTTTCTTTGCTTGCTCCTTCTCTTTCTTGGCCTTGGCTCGTTCTTTGACCTTCTCCGCCTGTTCCTTGGCCTTGTCCTTTGCTGGGTCCAATTTGAATGAACCGGAAGCTCCCTTGCCCTTGGTCTGGATAAGAACTCCCTTCTGCACACCGGTATTGAGGGCTTTTCGGATGAAAACGGCCTGCCTGTCCATGTCGACTTTGAATGTGTCCTTGATGTACTTTCTGATGGCTTGACTGGACGAACCGTTTTTCTCCTTCAGTGCCACGATAGCGGCAACCACCATCTTGATTGCTGGAGGGTGGGCCCGAACGGTTGCAGACTTTTTCACGGTAGCCATGATGATAGAGAGAGATGATGCGAGGGAATCGTTTCGTAAGAAGCTTCACAGCGAGCAATACTGATGAGACCCACCGGACCGTCAGCCTTTTTCAAGGGTCACGGGTGGCTCTGAGCAGCCCCTGGGTCCATTCACGCTGCTCAATCAACCGGCGAGGCTCGGCGGTTCGTGTGGAGCTGGAATTTACTCCAATATTAGTGTGTTtcatttttcttctgatttgcaaaattcttgtttaaaatAGCATCGGACAATTTCCCCACAACTGTAGATGTGTTGGTCAAGTTCTAACCTTTCCatgcatacaatttttttttacgaggtCTCAATATCTAAGCCTGAAACGACCACTATGAAATGACATTGTTTCCGATAgtgacattttattcattttttttgtcgcatataatgttacatcgatttatgtatcatttaattattgcttcaaataatgatgatgatcttAGCAAGTCAATTAATCCAGTCACGCAATAGTTGTTGTAAAATTGTCTTGCGACAATTTCGAGAAACAAActcgtttttgttatttgggcaTTATTAGTGCTTAAGGCAGTGGAGTCGCATGCAAGTTGATACATTCTTACTATTTCCGCCACTCTGagtaacccccctccccccgtgtctgtaattgccccccccccccttcagaaaacaaacaaacaaactaacaaacaccgcatatttatgtaaattggtacgtttgtttacatcaaattaatcgtgtttcgccattttgttttgttgcataaTGCCCCCCCCCTACATCACCGCTGCTTTTATGTAAActtgtgggtttgtttttattagatccatcgtttttcgccattttgtttatgtttcatagtgtttttgatcaaactagttacttatttatgtaatatttatgtatttaatattttggatatattttttttatcgaaacaaataaattatctgccgatgtgattattttatttttaattatttttcctaGACAAATGCAGGTAATAGTCTCTTTTTGTAAgttgtggctctgaaaagagccgtttggtttGGTTGATTGTCCCGGGTGGGAACTGACTACTTCTTTGGCTTGGTGGTCTTCTTCGGCTTTGCTGCTTTGGTGGCCTTCTTTGCATTTGGCTTTGGACTCTTTGCGGCTTTGCTGGGCTTGGCGACTTTCTTTGCTGGCTTGGCTGCTGTTTTCTTGGCTGCAACTTTCTTGGTGGGTGTCTTCTTGACGATTTTCTTTGGAGTCTTCTTCTTGGTTATCTTGGTTTTCTTGGCCTTCTCCTTCTTGGCTGCGGCTTTCTCTGCTTTCTTGGCTTTCAGCTCTGCTTTCTTTGCTTGCTCCTTCTCTTTCTTGGCCTTGGCTCGTTCTTTGACCTTCTCCGCCTGTTCCTTGGCCTTGTCCTTTGCTGGGTCCAATTTGAATGAACCGGAAGCTCCCTTGCCCTTGGTCTGGATAAGAACTCCCTTCTGCACACCGGTATTGAGGGCTTTTCGGATGAAAACGGCCTGCCTGTCCATGTCGACTTGGAATGTGTCCTTGATGTACTTTCTGATGGCTTTACTGGACGAACCGTTTTTCTCCTTCAGTGCCACGATAGCGGCAACCACCATCTTGATTGCTGGAGGGTGGGCCCGAACGGTTGCAGACTTTTTCACGGTAGCCATGATGATAGAGAGAGATGATGCGAGGGAATCGTTTCGTAAGAAGCTTTACAGCGAGCAATACTGATGAGACCCACCGGACCGTCAGCCTTTTTCAAGGGTCACGGGTGGCTCTGAGCAGCCCCTGGGTCCATTCACGCTGCTCAATCAACCGGCGAGGCTCGGCGGTTCGTGTGGAGCTGGAATTTACTCCAAAATTAGTGTGTTtcatttttcttctgatttgcaaaattcttgtttaaaatAGCATCGGACAATTTCCCCACAACTGTAGATGTGTTGGTCAAGTTCTAACCTTTCCatgcatacaatttttttttacgaggtCTCAATATCTAAGCCTGAAACGACCACTATGAAATGACATTGTTTCCGATAgtgacattttattcattttttttgtcgcaTATAATGTTACATCGATTTATGTATCATATAATTATTGCttcaaataatgatgatgatcttAGCAAGTCAATTAATCCAGTCACGCAATAGTTGTTGTAAAATTGTCTTGCGACAATTTCGAGAAACAAActcgtttttgttatttgggcaTTATTAGTGCTTAAGGCAGTGGAGTCGCATGCAAGTTGATACATTCTTACTATTTCCGCCACTCTGAGTAAACCCCCTCCCCCCGTGTCtgtaattgccccccccccttcagaaaacaaacaaacaaactaacaaacaccgcatatttatgtaaattggtacgtttgtttacatcaaattaatcgtgtttcgccattttgttttgttgcataatgcccccccccccctacatcaCCGCTGCTTTTATGTAAActtgtgggtttgtttttattagatccatcgtttttcgccattttgtttatgtttcatagtgtttttgatcaaactagttacttatttatgtaatatttatgtatttaatattttggatatattttttttatcgaaacaaataaattatctgccgatgtgattattttatttttaattatttttcctaGACAAATGCAGGTAATAGTCTCTTTTTGTAAgttgtggctctgaaaagagccgtttggtttGGTTGATTGTCCCGGGTGGGAACTGACTACTTCTTTGGCTTGGTGGTCTTCTTCGGCTTTGCTGCTTTGGTGGCCTTCTTTGCATTTGGCTTTGGACTCTTTGCGGCTTTGCTGGGCTTGGCGACTTTCTTTGCTGGCTTGGCTGCTGTTTTCTTGGCTGCAACTTTCTTGGTGGGTGTCTTCTTGACGATTTTCTTTGGAGTCTTCTTCTTGGTTATCTTGGTTTTCTTGGCCTTCTCCTTCTTGGCTGCGGCTTTCTCTGCTTTCTTGGCTTTCAGCTCTGCTTTCTTTGCTTGCTCCTTCTCTTTCTTGGCCTTGGCTCGTTCTTTGACCTTCTCCGCCTGTTCCTTGGCCTTGTCCTTTGCTGGGTCCAATTTGAATGAACCGGAAGCTCCCTTGCCCTTGGTCTGGATAAGAACTCCCTTCTGCACACCGGTATTGAGGGCTTTTCGGATGAAAACGGCCTGCCTGTCCATGTCGACTTGGAATGTGTCCTTGATGTACTTTCTGATGGCTTTACTGGACGAACCGTTTTTCTCCTTCAGTGCCACGATAGCGGCAACCACCATCTTGATTGCTGGAGGGTGGGCCCGAACGGTTGCAGACTTTTTCACGGTAGCCATGATGATAGAGAGAGATGATGCGAGGGAATCGTTTCGTAAGAAGCTTTACAGCGAGCAATACTGATGAGACCCACCGGACCGTCAGCCTTTTTCAAGGGTCACGGGTGGCTCTGAGCAGCCCCTGGGTCCATTCACGCTGCTCAATCAACCGGCGAGGCTCGGCGGTTCGTGTGGAGCTGGAATTTACTCCAAAATTAGTGTGTTtcatttttcttctgatttgcaaaattcttgtttaaaatAGCATCGGACAATTTCCCCACAACTGTAGATGTGTTGGTCAAGTTCTAACCTTTCCatgcatacaatttttttttacgaggtCTCAATATCTAAGCCTGAAACGACCACTATGAAATGACATTGTTTCCGATAgtgacattttattcattttttttgtcgcatataatgttacatcgatttatgtatcatttaattattgcttcaaataatgatgatgatcttAGCAAGTCAATTAATCCAGTCACGCAATAGTTGTTGTAAAATTGTCTTGCGACAATTTCGAGAAACAAActcgtttttgttatttggg
This genomic stretch from Asterias amurensis chromosome 9, ASM3211899v1 harbors:
- the LOC139941894 gene encoding uncharacterized protein — translated: MATVKKSATVRAHPPAIKMVVAAIVALKEKNGSSSQAIRKYIKDTFKVDMDRQAVFIRKALNTGVQKGVLIQTKGKGASGSFKLDPAKDKAKEQAEKVKERAKAKKEKEQAKKAELKAKKAEKAAAKKEKAKKTKITKKKTPKKIVKKTPTKKVAAKKTAAKPAKKVAKPSKAAKSPKPNAKKATKAAKPKKTTKPKK
- the LOC139941895 gene encoding uncharacterized protein; the protein is MATVKKSATVRAHPPAIKMVVAAIVALKEKNGSSSKAIRKYIKDTFQVDMDRQAVFIRKALNTGVQKGVLIQTKGKGASGSFKLDPAKDKAKEQAEKVKERAKAKKEKEQAKKAELKAKKAEKAAAKKEKAKKTKITKKKTPKKIVKKTPTKKVAAKKTAAKPAKKVAKPSKAAKSPKPNAKKATKAAKPKKTTKPKK